The stretch of DNA ccagaaccaaataccgagcaaccattggaggaaccagttccttcaatcccggctgcggttaatattcctgaggaacctaggaggtcgggaagagtctatattcctccggacagatacattggtatggtcaaggaacatgacatagacgacattctactcttaacgagtagtgaacccgcaacctataaaggtgccatgactagttctgactcaaagctatggcttgaggccatgcaatccgagatggactctatgtatgagaacaacgtatgggatcttgttgacttacctgctaaggttcgtccccttcaatgcaaatggctttacaagataaagcattctgtggaaggtcaacaagatatctataaagcacgactagttgctaaaggtttcacccaagtgccaggtttgcactacgatgagatttttgcacccgtagtcatgctgcgttccattcggattatcttagcaattgccgcttttcatgactatgaaatttggcaaatggacgtgaaaaccgccttcttaaacggttttttggaggaagagttgtacatggtacaacccgaaggtttcatcgatccagaacatcctaagaaagtgtgcaagcttaagcgttccatttatggacttaagcaagcatctcggagttggaatcatcgcttcgaccaagtgataaaagaaaatggattcattcgatcagtcgaggaaccatgtctctatatcaagtcgagtgggagcaagattgtctttctaatattgtatgttgacgacatactcctgattgggaatgacatacctctcttaacttcggtgaaagtatggttgaagaaccatttccagatgaaagatctgggtgaggcacaaagaattttgggcatccgtatctatcgagatagatcacgtcggatgttatctctcagtcaggagtcttacatagacaaagtcctagagagattcagcatgactaactccaaaagggggtttcttcctatggctccaggggtgcatttgagcaagtctcaggcaccagagacaccggaagagaaagagcgcatgacacggattccttatgcttcggctataggatcaatcatgtatgccatgatatgcacacgtccggacgtggcatatgcattgagtatgacaagtcgattccaacaaagatccggtgaatcacattggctggctctcaagaacattcttaagtacctacggaggactaaagattgggcattgacttatggaggccctcaaaagctatgcgcaaccggttacgcagatgctagcttccaaacggatcgagatgactcgaaatctcggtctggattcgttttactcttaatggcgctgcagtcactggaagagttccaaacaaatctgttacagattctacgactgagtccgagtactatgccgcgtctgaagctacaaaggaagcgatatggatgcgtcaattcttacatggactatccgtagtgcctagttcgaatgacccgatcaccatctattgtgacaatagaggtgccatcttccaggctaaggagcccaagtctagcaacaaatctaggcatgtacaacggaaagctcatctaatccgagattacgtggagcaaaaggaagtagtgatagaaaagattgctactgatgataatatagcagatcctctcactaaaccattacgacaagataagcatgaagggcatgttaattccatgggaattaaacgtgttcctgagttgtagtaccttttatggattagattcattctcttttgtactccatacgacatcatcgttttgatatttatatattttgtttttcatgtggaatttgtacgacaattttgaacaccacaaagtgaactgaacaaacattatatttttgctccttaattgcccacatgagctgataactctggcaattattttgtgacgttggttgatggtgggttcaacgagccataagtcaaacggttgactgaccaatcacagaggcgagttatacggatatctcgtaggacacaattgtgacatcgacgtggagtcctaaatgttttataacattcggtgcccggtcgtggataggacctccatggtgatcctaagagtcgattcttttgactatcgactgtctcttgagactaaggcagattttgggtgactttggtttctttctcacggtcatccgtaacagggggccaagtagattttttctgggtcatttcatgctgtgcttagatcggaaggagtcgagttgaaggaaatattcagcctttatcgtgtactcgatatttctcggggccactcgaggagtcagaatcgaaatgcatggccatgctcggatacggattcgttttatcagttaagttactctctagtcggggaaaccactcttgatacagatcgattgtaaaatacgacctttgcggatctggatctgcaaattgttttacattgagtgggagaaattttaaatgaatatgagaatcggttatcgcacatacacttgtacggacaagtgggagtttgttggagctgtgtcctccagttagtgcggataacgtcattgcacatacacttgtacggacaagtgggagcttgttggggctggtgtcctttacagttagtgcaaggacttacaaatctctaaaaggatcaaagggcatacttttggtattattatcagttgatccacgtttatcaataacggttggcttgctagataagtttgacgttattgtcatacagatggcggtgatcaactggtccctaaaagtcacacctataggatacgtttgagagatgtgacaaatgatgaaaatacagtcatgttgatgccaaatttgactaactagttagtcggagttattgactagtaattagtcaaacgcgatgttgagacaattatttaatacggattaaataataatggctaagacgaattaagcagtttattcgtaaattgaatataaacgatttatatttgattaatgtatattgaattaattatacaatattgtctttgtcggacatgtattaatatttcaactaatccgtgttattagtcgatgtattaataaccgataaccgatgacagtttataataaaacccgtcatatacattttagcggaattgatcggaccacaagttaaaaatgaggagaaagtggaaagcccactccctcctctcatgaccatggaccgagacaacaaaaggagaggctccctctccttttgacctaaggattcatttttacatgaaaattagggttttgaggagtatttttctctgaaaaacctagatctcacatcgaataacctcacaatagctctctcgatattgcaagtcaattagagagcatttctagcacaagggcatagtctcagacggtcttgggtgcaacgattaggaggaaatctctgttgatttctgttctttacgccgcacatcaaaggacctgaggttgattcttaatctttatcgttttctattgtatttcgtttatgaccataaatcgcatgttatatttacgttataatccttaaaattaagggaattttacggatatttccctataagtggtatcagagcgaggccacgtaaatgaAGTGTTGAAACTTCTAGAGGCCGGTATTATATACCAAATTACCGATAGCAAATGGGTTAGTCCGGTCCACGTGGTACCAAAGAAAGGGGGTTtacaaatggttgaacaagaggatggcaccaccctacctactagacccgtgaccgggtggcgcatgtgtattgactaccgcaagctcaatgccgccaccctAAAAGACCACTTCCCGATtcccttcattgaccaaatgctagaaAGACTCGCGGGCCATGCATACTATTGCTTCTTAGACGGTTATTTCGGGTTCTTCCAAattcccatccacccggatgaccaagagaagacgaccttcacttgtccaataggagtctatgcctaccgtaggatgccattcgggctttgcaatgcgcccggcacctttcaaaggtgcatgatggcaatcTTTTCTGATTTCCTAGAAAAagcatggaagttttcatggacgactttagtgtccatggagactcTTTTGAACATGGTCTTGAGAACTTAACTAGTGTGTTGAAGCGGTGTGAGGAGCACAACCTCGTccttaattgggaaaagtgccatttcatggtagaGGAAGGGGTTGTACTCGGTCACATCGTTTCAAGTAGGGGTATTGAGGTCGATAGGGCTAAAGTTGAGGTCATAGAGAACTTGTCACCCCCTTTCAATGTtaagggagtgagaagttttctaggccacgccgggttttatcggcgttttatcaaggatttttcaaaaatagcaaagcccttaacctcattactccttaaggattccccctttgtgtttgatgaatcTTGTCTTGAGGCTTTTCATAGGTTGAAGAACGCATTGGTGACGGCTCCAATAATCCGGGccccggattggagccttccttttgagataatgtgtgatgcttcggacttcgcggttggtgcggtTCTTGGGCAAGTTGTGGATAAGAAGCATCATGTGATTTATTACACAAGCTAGACTCTTGACCAAACACAATGTGGGTAtgctacaaccgaaaaggagatgttggcaattgttcatgccgtggagaaatttcgacaataccttgttgggtctaaggtggtggtttactccgatcacaccgccttgagacaattgatggtgaagaAAGATTCAAAGCCCCGACTCTTGAGATGGGTCCTACTtctccaagaatttgatttagagattAAGGATAAGGCCGGGTCGGAAAATGTTGTAGCCGACCACCTATCAAGATTGACCGTTGAAGATCATGGGATACAAGACAAGAGTGGACCCATCAATGAGTGGTTACGGGATGATGGACTCATGGAAGTTACCGTCAAGACCCCTTGGTTTGCGGATCTTGCAAACTACATTGTAAGTGGTTTCTTGCCGGATGAAATGGAACAAAGGGAAAGGCGGAAGTTGAGGAATGACGCCAAGAGATACTTTTGGAATGACCCCCGCTTATTccgcaagtgtggggatggaatgttCCGGAGATGTGTTTCAAGAGAGGAGGGCTTGGAGATTGTCAACCGGGTTCACAATTCCGCCTATAGGGGACACTTGGCCACCTCTAGAACAattgccaagatcctccaaggtGGATTCTATTGGCCCTCCATGTTTAAGGACATCCACTACTTTGTTAAATCTTGTGATGCTTgacttgttggggctggtgtcctttacagttagtgcaaggacttacaaatctctaaaaggatcaaagggcatacttttggtattattatcagttgatccacgtttatcaataacggttggcttgctagataagtttgacgttattgtcatacagatggcggtgatcaactggtccctaaaagtcacacctataggatacggttgagagatgtgacagtatgaaaatacagtcatgttgatgccaaatttgactaaccagttagtcggagttattgactagtaattagtcaaacgcgatgttgagacaattatttaatacggattaaataataatggctaagacgaattaagcagtttattcgtaaattgaatataaacgatttatatttgattaatgtatattgaattaattatacaatattgtctttgtcggacatgtattaatatttcaactaatccgtgttattagtcgatgtattaataaccgaaaaccgatgacgatttataataaaacccgtcatatacattttagcggaattgatcggaccacaagttaaaaatgaggagaaagtggaaagcccactccctcctctcatgaccaaggaccgagacaacaaaaggagaggctccctctccttttgacctaaggattcatttttatatgaaaattagggttttgaggagtatttttctctgaaaaacctagatctcacatcgaataacctcacaatagctctctcgatattgcaagtcaattagagagcatttctagcacaagggcatagtctcagacggtcttgggtgcaacgattaggaggaaatctctgttgatttcttcTTTCGCCttacgccgcacatcaaaggacccgaggttgattcttaatctttatcgttttctattgtatttcgtttatgaccataaatcgcatgttatatttacattataatccttaaaattaagggaattttacggatatttccctataagtggtatcagagcgaggccacgtaaatgaAGTGTTGAAACTTCTAGAGGCCGGTATTATATACCAAATTACCGATAGCAAATGGGTTAGTCCGGTCCACGTGGTACCAAAGAAAGGGGGTTtacaaatggttgaacaagaggatggcaccaccctacctactagacccgtgaccgggtggcgcatgtgtattgactaccgcaagctcaatgccgccaccctAAAAGACCACTTCCCGATtcccttcattgaccaaatgctagaaAGACTCGCGGGCCATGCATACTATTGCTTCTTAGACGGTTATTTCGGGTTCTTCCAAattcccatccacccggatgaccaagagaagacgaccttcacttgtccaataggagtctatgcctaccgtaggatgccattcgggctttgcaatgcgcccggcacctttcaaaggtgcatgatggcaatcTTTTCTGATTTCCTAGAAAAagcatggaagttttcatggacgactttagtgtccatggagactcGTTTGAACATGGTCTTGAGAACTTAACTAGTGTGTTGAAGCGGTGTGAGGAGCACAACCTCGTccttaattgggaaaagtgccatttcatggtagaGGAAGGGGTTGTACTCGGTCACATCGTTTCAAGTAGGGGTATTGAGGTCGATAGGGCTAAAGTTGAGGTCATAGAGAACTTGTCACCCCCTTTCAATGTtaagggagtgagaagttttctaggccacgccgggttttatcggcgttttatcaaggatttttcaaaaatagcaaagcccttaacctcattactccttaaggattccccctttgtgtttgatgaatcTTGTCTTGAGGCTTTTCATAGGTTGAAGAACGCATTGGTGACGGCTCCAATAATCCGGGccccggattggagccttccttttgagataatgtgtgatgcttcggacttcgcggttggtgcggtTCTTGGGCAAGTTGTGGATAAGAAGCATCATCTGAtttattacataagcaagactcttgaccaAACACAATGTGGGTAtgctacaaccgaaaaggagatgTTAGCAATTGTTCATGCCGTGGAGAAATTTCGACAATACCTTgttgggtctaaggtggtggtttactccgattacaccgccttgagacaattgatggtgaagaAAGATTCAAAGCCCCGACTCTTGAGATGGGTCCTACTTCTCCAAGAATTTAGAGATTAAGGATAAGGCCGGGTCGGAAAATGTTGTAGCCGACCACCTATCAAGATTGACCGTTGAAGATCATGGGATACAATACAAGAGTGGACCCATCAATGAGTGGTTACGGGATGATGGACTCATGGAAGTTACCGTCAAGACCCCTTGGTTTGCGGATCTTGCAAACTACATTGTAAGTGGTTTCTTGCCGGATGAAATGGAACAAAGGGAAAGGCGGAAGTTGAGGAATGACGCCAAGAGATACTTTTGGAATGACCCCCGCTTATTccgcaagtgtggggatggaatgttCTGGAGATGTGTTTCAAGAGAGGAGGGCTTGGAGATTGTCAACCGGGTTCACAATTCCGCCTATAGAGGACACTTGGCCACCTCTAGAACAattgccaagatcctccaaggtGGATTCTATTGGCCCTCCATGTTTAAGGACATCCACTACTTTGTTAAATCTTGTGATGCTTgacttgttggggctggtgtcctttacagttagtgcaaggacttacaaatctctaaaaggatcaaagggcatacttttggtattattatcagttgatccacgtttatcaataacggttggcttgctagataagtttgacgttattttcatacagatggcggtgatcaactggtccctaaaagtcacacctataggatacgtttgagagatgtgacagtatgaaaatacagtcatgttgatgccaaatttgaataaccagttagtcggagttattgactagtaattagtcaaacgcgatgttgagacaattatttaatacggattaaataataatggctaagacaaATTAAGCAGtttattcgtaaattgaatataaacgatttatatttgattaatgtatattgaattaattatacaatattgtctttgtcggacatgtattaatatttcaactaatccgtgttattagtcgatgtattaataaccgataaccgatgacagtttataataaaacccgtcatatacattttagcggaattgatcggaccacaagttaaaaatgaggagaaagtggaaagcccactccctcctctcatgaccatGGATCgagacaacaaaaggagaggctccctctccttttgacctaaggattcatttttacatgaaaattagggttttgaggagtatttttctctgaaaaacctagatctcacatcgaataacctcacaatagctctctcgatattgcaagtcaattagagagcatttctagcacaagggcatagtctcagacggtcttgggtgcaacgattaggaggaaatctgtgttgatttctgttctttacgccgcacatcaaaggacctgaggttgattcttaatctttatcgttttctattgtatttcgtttatgaccataaatcgcatgttatatttacgttataatccttaaaattaagggaattttacggatatttccctataTGACAAAGGGTTGGGAACATTGGAAAGAGGAGTGAAATGCCCTTGACTAATATATTGGAGATTGAGCTTTTTGATTGTTGGggcatagacttcatgggaccctTTCCCAACTCTTGTGGGAACGAGTCTATCTTGGTCGCGGTGGACTACgtgtccaaatggattgaagcggtaGCCGCCCCCACCAATGATAGCAAGGTTGTGATGAAGCTTTTCAAAGGCACGATTTTCCCAAGGTTCGGAACACCAAGAGTAGTCATAAGTGATGGCGGATCTCATTTTCGCAAAAGTACTTTCAAAGCTCTGCTTGAATCACATAGAGTGCGGCATAAAACCGcccttgcctaccaccctcaaactagtgggcaagtggaggtttctaaccgccaaATTAAAGCCATTTTGGAGAAAGTCACAAACAAGAGCCGGAAAGATTGGTCCTAAAAGCTCCCGGATGTCTTATGGGCATTGAGAACCGCCTTCAAGACACCCCTTGGCACCACCCCATATAAGCTTGTGTACGCAAAAGCTTGTCATTTGCCGGTTGAGCTAGAACACAAGGCTTGGTGGGCTCTTAAAGAGatgaattttgactttgatgCCGCCGGAGAGGTACGTTTCCTCCAAATGAATGAGCTTCAGGAATTGAGATTGGAGGCCTATGAGAGCTCCAAAATCTACAAAGAtcaaacgaagaaatggcatgatGCCAAGATCATGAAGAAAGAGATAAGTGTTGGAGACCTTGTTCTCCTTTTCAATTCCAAGATCAAGGTGTTTCCGGGCAAGCTCAAATCAAGGTGGTCGGGACCCTTTAAAGTGATGAAGATATTCCCCTATGGTGCCTTTGAGCTTTGGAGCGAGGAAGGAGGCACCTTtagggtcaatggtcaaagaatcAAGCGCTACTATGACGGTGATAACAAAGGTTCGATTGAAGTGCTCTATCTCAGGGAACCCCTCCCCGAGGAGAGGACAAATTGAAACTCTTGAAAGAAATTCggtttggtggagttccacaagaaccaccatttgtacaTAGCATGCATTCTAGGTAGGAAATGAGGAATTTTGGACGGATGATACTTGTCATTTTGATTGATGTCGATCACAATTGTTGAAGAAATTGGGATTTTGTATGATGAACAAGCGCCATACCATCTATTGGCCCTTATCCGACGTCATGAGTCGGTTTTGAAAGTCGAAAACACGGAAGTCGAGGCCAATAGGTGATGGGATTTGAGATAGGGGCATATTG from Silene latifolia isolate original U9 population chromosome 10, ASM4854445v1, whole genome shotgun sequence encodes:
- the LOC141607277 gene encoding uncharacterized protein LOC141607277, producing the protein MVKKDSKPRLLRWVLLLQEFDLEIKDKAGSENVVADHLSRLTVEDHGIQDKSGPINEWLRDDGLMEVTVKTPWFADLANYIVSGFLPDEMEQRERRKLRNDAKRYFWNDPRLFRKCGDGMFRRCVSREEGLEIVNRVHNSAYRGHLATSRTIAKILQGGFYWPSMFKDIHYFVKSCDA
- the LOC141607278 gene encoding uncharacterized protein LOC141607278 — protein: MNFDFDAAGEVRFLQMNELQELRLEAYESSKIYKDQTKKWHDAKIMKKEISVGDLVLLFNSKIKVFPGKLKSRWSGPFKVMKIFPYGAFELWSEEGGTFRVNGQRIKRYYDGDNKGSIEVLYLREPLPEERTN